DNA from Pajaroellobacter abortibovis:
AAGTATCGGCAATCCACTCAAGTCGATGAGTTAACTCTTGTAGATGCATGGGTGTGCCTTTCCATAGGATCCAGCCTAATTTGACCTGAGGAAGTCCTACCAGCTTAGAAAGCCCCCCTAGAGAAAAACGTAATCCTCGGTCCGTTTCCAAAATACTTCTGACTTGACGGGGATGGGAACACAATGGGTAAGCGGAGAATACTTCATCGGAGAGCAGGGGGAGTTCTGTAGCGAGAAGGTGGTTCAGTTCATCCAACTTGAGGTAAGAGCCGGTTGGGTGATTGGGATTGACAATGACGATCGCCTTGCTTTTCCGGGATATTCTGCCTAGCAGCGAGGAGAAATCGATGTGCCATTCTCCATCGTAGGCGAGTCGGTAGGGGGTAAGGACAACGGACTCTAAAGAAGCAATTGCTTGCAGAAGTGGGTAGCTAGGCTGGGGGACTAGAATTTCGTCCCCTGGATCACAGAGGAGCTTAAACAAAAAAGAATAACTCTCACTGCTGCTTGCCGTCAACATCACTTGAGACGGAGAGATAGGATATCCGCCCGTTCGGTAGTAGTTTGCGATCGCCTCCCGAGCGGTGAGCATCCCGAGCGGAGTTGGATCGTAATGGAGGGAATGTCCAGCCATAATAGTTTGAAGGAGGGACCCTCCAGGATAAGGGAGATCGACCTGGGTTGGATTCGATTCTGTCAGATTCCAGATGGGGTGCCCTTCTTTCTTTTTTTTGCAAAGATCTTGAAAGAGGGGGCTTTCTTCCCTCTTGCAGAGGCTTCGTTCTGAAAACATAGGGCAGTTCTAAGGCGAATGCTTAATGCTCTTAATCGGAAGATACCCCGCTCTCCAGAAATGAGAACGGACGTATTCCGGTAAATTATTACAGGCCGCAGCGTCTAGTAGACTGACGCCGTCCCGTATGGCCTGCTCGATGACCCTAACGGTTACATGCATTGAAACTTGCTGTAGTTCTGAAATGGAGGGATAGAGACGGAGAGTGTAGGAGGACTGCGTATATTCATGTAAGGCATATGCAGCGGCAAGTACCATGGAGTCAGTCACTTCGGCTGCTTTCGACAGGGAAGTTCCCAGGCCGAGCCCTGGAAAGATGAATGCATTATTTCCTTGTCCTATTTTCTTAGAAATTCCATTTAGAGAGACAGGAGGGAAGGGGCTTCCTGTGGCTATCAGGGCATTCCCTTGGGTCCACTTGAGAAGAGAATCAGGCGCTGCTTCGGATGCGCTTGTTGGATTGGATAGAGGGAAGATAATTGGCTGTTTGGTGTGCGCAAGCATGGTCTGTACCACTCGCTCAGAGAAGGCGCCTCCCTGTCCTGAAAGGCCGATCAAAATTGTGGCTTGGCTGTTTCCAAGCGTTTCGATCAAATTGGGAATTTGGTTTTGAAAACGCCATCCCTTGAGGATAGCTGGGTCTTGAGCATAAGGGATCTTGTAAGCCTCCATTTTCCGGTCAGTCGTCAGTAGACCTTGGGAATCCGTTACAAAAATACGTGCTCTGGCTTTCTCTTCAGTCAATCCCTCTTTCTTCATCCCTTCCTTGAAAGCCCAGGCCACTCCGATCCCACCAGCTCCTGCTCCGTGAATGACAATCCACTGGTCTTGAAGCTTTTCTCCTCGGATCCTGCAGGCACTTAATACTCCTGCCAGCGCCACAGCTCCTGTCCCCTGGATGTCATCGTTAAAAGAGGGGAGTGTCTTGCGATATCGCTCCAGAACAGAAAAAGCGACCTCTTTGGCGAAGTCTTCCCATTGAATCACAGCTTGGGGGTGTTGCTTATGAATCGCCTCTACGAACCGATCAAGGAAGTCGGAGTAGGAAGAACCTGTAAGTCGTTTAGTGCGCGTGCCGATGTACAAAGAATTATTTAATAAGTCAGCTCTATTGGTCCCGACATCCAGTCCAACAGGCAATGTGTGGAAAGGATTCATCCCCCCTGCGACTGTGTAAAGTGCCAGTTTTCCAATTGTGATATTAATGCCTCCGTACCCCTGATCTCCAATTCCTAGGATCGCTGAGGAATCCGTCACTACAACCATTCGAATATCCTGAAGGGGATAATTTTGAATCAGTGCTTCTACCTCTTGGATGTTGTGGGGTGATAACGAAAGCCCTCGGGAATGAATGCAAAGAGAACTGAACCGTTGAATGACATCTCCTATGGTTGGAGTGTAGATGATGGGGAGCATCTCTTCCAGATGGCGCTCAAGAAGGCTGAAGTAAAGGACTTCATTTCTCTCCTGTAAAGCCCTAAGAAACATGTACTGATGGATAGGGGATGAGCATCTCTGAAATTCACCATAAGAGATCTCGATCTGTTGCTCCAATGTCATCGGGGTGGGGGGGAGAAACCCTACCAGCTTCAAGTCAGCGCGTTCTTCCAGAGTGAAGGCTGTTCCTTTGTTGAGGAGTGGATTCAGTAGGATCGAATGCCCTTCAAGGGTGGTGGCAAGGGAAGGGGTTGGCTCATCGTTTTTTAAAAAAATGAATGGAGTTAGTGGTTGCATGAATTCACTCTAGCGATTTCTGTTTCAAATGGGTTATTTTCTTCCTTTTGGAATTTTTTGTTTTACTCTCTTAGAGCCTAGGTTGAAGATGTTCTTCTTTTTATCCAAGATATTTGATCTTTTTCTATCCCCCTTAACTTGGAGTATAGGGCTCTGCCTCTTCAGCTTTCTTTTTTTTGCAAAAAGGAAAATAAAAACTGCTCAATTAGCATGTCTATTGGCTTTTTTGATATTATATGGCTTTTCCATTTATCCGGTAGCTAATTTTCTTGCTAAAGGTCTGGAAGAGCCTAACCTTACTACTTTTAATCCTACTATTCCATACGATGTTGCGATCGTTCTTGTGGGGATGGTTGAAGAGGATGTGACACTCCAATTTGCGCAGATCGCCTTTAATGATGGAGTGGAAAGATTTTTGACCGCGTATAATCTGCTCCGTTCTGGCCAGACTAAGTTGGTTCTTTTCTCAGGGACTAGCGCAAGGCACTATCCTTGGGAGTCTGAGTCGCGTCTACTCGGTCATCAGCTTGAGCAGTGGGGGATCCCAGGAAATAGAATTCTGGTTGAAGAAAAAAGTAGAAATACATTGGAAAGTGCTCAATTCCTCAAATCAATCGTACAAGAGCGGGGCTGGAAAAAATGCTTGCTTATTACAAGCAGTTATCATATGCAGCGGGCGCTTAACTGTTTTCAGAAGGTAGGGATTGAAGTCGATACGCTTTCGGTCGACTTTCGCTCTTCGAACCAACCTATCTCGTTTAAGCATTGGTTGCCTCGAACGAAATGGCTTTTGATGAGCACAGAAAGCCTACACGAGTATGGCGGAAGGTATGTTTATCGCTTTTTGTCTTTTTCTTCTTAAAATAGTTGGGTGGAAGTAGGATGATAATCATCCGAATAACCGTAAGGAAAATGGTTGTCTTCTTCCTAGTTGATGGTTGGGAGATTTTTTATAACAAAGCAAAGAAATCATCAAACTTCAGGATGGTTCCTCTCAGCGCTTCCACCATGATGTGTCACGCTGTGTGAATCGTAGGATGGTGGTACAGCGTTTGTCCCTGATCCTCATTGATGGAGGGTTCTCTTTTGTCGCTGATGACTTATCAGAAGTGCTGGCGGAGGAATTCATTGCTTCCGCGACGTCTGGAGAAGAACAAGGGGAAGAATACCGTGATATGATTGTAGAAGAGGAGATTGAGGGACCTTTTGTGAAGGAGAAGAGGCGGAAGGATGTTAATGAGAAACCTCGACTTAGTAAGATGTGAGGTTGGATAGCTGTCTCTGTTGTTCGATCTTTTCTGAGCAACATCTCAGTTGTGGCCGCGGGATCTTGTGCGTGGTCGATTGCAGCCATCAGCATAATTCCATCGACTTGGGCTTACAAAACAGAATCCACATTAGATCAATTAATGCCTCCAATGGCGACAAGCGGAAGACGAATTTTCTGTTTAAGCTGGTTTAGAAACCCTTCGAGGTGCTGCGTTGGCTTTTTTGCTGAAGGTTGGAAAGAGCGGTCCCAAAACGAGATAAGAAGGCTTAAGAGCAAGCCCCTTTTCGATCTCCTCATCCGAATAGGTACTCACTCCTAATCGCAGCCCTGCTTTGCGGATTGCAGGGAGGAGGGAGGAAGGAGGTCAGCGGTGTGAAGATTCTCTTGGCCTAGATGAATGCCATAAGCTCCTAAACGAATTGCGAGTTCCCATTCATCATTGATGAATAGCCGTATGTTACAAGAACGGGTGATTTGCGTCGCTTCTCGAATGATGGTTGTTAGCGCGTAAGCAAGGTATCCTTTTATGCGTAGTTGAATTGTTTGAATCCCTGTTGGAGCCAATCGTTGTATCCATTCTAGACTGTCTACAGTAGGGTAGAGACCTAGGGGTTTCGTTCCGATATCTGCAAAAGGATAGAGATCCTAAATAGCTCTCCGTTCGTGTTTCTTGATTTTAAAAGTTATCAAACAGTGAGTGATTGAACAAAAGCATCAAGCAAAAAAACTCAGAGGATTAGTTGTGTGTTTCCCAAATGAAGAACAATTTTAAATTCTTCTTCTGTGACAGGAGCCACAGAGAGACGGGAGCGTCGCACCAAAACCATCTTGTCAAGAGCTGGGGTGGCTTTGAGGAGTGTGAGAGATACAGGTTGATTCAAAGGCATGACAGGTTCTACCTCTACGGCTATCCATTTCTCAGGAGAAGTGGGATCAGCATGGGCTGTTCTGCATATCCGCGCAATGCCGACAATTTCTTTCCCTTGATTCGAATGATAAAAAAAAGCGAGATCGCCCAGCTGCATCTGACCTAAATAGTAGCGAGCTTCAGGATTTCTGACTCCCTCCCACGTAGTTTTCTTCTCGGCGATCAATTGGGAAAAGGAGTAACTTGACGGCTCGCTTTTGAGAGACCAATAACGAACCTGCTGTTTCTCTGTCATTCCCTTCTCCTCAATCTTAGATGTTCAATTAATGCCCTCATGAGAGTGGCTCGAATAGCCATGTCTCTTGGGGTTTTCGCTCCATGAGATCACATGCGTTTCGAATTTCGCGCCCTTTCTGGAAGACGCGGATGCAAGCTGATGGACCATCTCGATGGTGAGCGTCGAGGTAGTCCTTTTTAAGATAGAATGTTCCTTGAAATGTGTCGTCGATGTAAAGGCGTGTTGTGTTAGGCTTCTGTTGAATCATGCACCAAGGGTGGGAGGATTTCTCTGGTTGAGGTGAGCAGTCATATTTGCTATTTCCATACGGGACTCTGGGGGGTGTGGATGCTTGTGAAGGGATGGATTCTGAGACTGCATGAAGGACAATTGCCGGTGAATCGGAAATATCATCTTCAGTCTTTAGGTTGAAGAGAGGACTACAGCGATTCAATAATAGTTTGATTAGACTCTGCAGACAATGTAAGAAAAACCTCTCCTTCTCTTTCACCTTCGTCTGTATAATTGGCTCGGACAATGTAATTTCCATATACATCTGCAGCAAATCGCGCGTTATTTTTATCTGCATCTTTTTGGGCTTGTGCTCTAGAGCCTTTTGGAATGGAGGAAAGCGCCCATGTTTTATTATGGATTTTTTGATCGTTGGGAGAAAAGCTGCATTCGATGGTGTCTCCAAGTGGAATGGAAGCATTGGCAGACAGTGTGACAGATTGCCCATCGAGATAGCAGTTGATAGAAACGGGGGCAGGTTCTCCACATGCGATGGTGTGAACCGAATCAACATGGAAGAGAACAGGCTTATGCGTTCGAGGAGCGAGCACGATATCAAAGGGTAGCCCTTCTTTTCTTTCATAAATGAAGCAATCTTTACCAGGTAATGTTTCTGTGATGTAAATATGGAATGCCGTTTCTCCTTCAACAATGCGGGTAATTCTTAAAGACCGCGCTGCCTTTCCATCGCCAGCTGCCACGATGATCATAAAACGAGACCAATCGAGAGTGAGCGGCAGAGGGATCTGTTTCCCATCTCTCTCAGGAAAAATAGAATTCCATGTGGTGGTATCTTGGATCACTCTAAATCCTGGCTGAGGTATAGACGGGTTCATTAAGCCCCAGCGCGTGAACTTCAATTCTTCCCCTTTTTCAATAGGGGCTCGTGTATCAGGCTTATAATGGATAACTGAAGTTACATTCGGATGGATGCAGCCTACCTGGTGCGAACAGAGAAAAAAGAATATCCAAATCGATTGCAAGAAAGAGCGATCCATACTTATTCCGCAATGTACCCAAGTTTTGATTTTGCTTATAGTAAATAATCAATCAGCCTTACAGAACGATACATGGTGGAATATGTTTTGTGCGTGTGTCGTGCCATGTTTTCCATAGAGGTAGTCCTCTTAAAAAGGAGATCCTGATCTCGTTATCACGGTAGATTGGTGAAAGTTTTCCTACCTAATAGTTTACATCTTTGATCGAGACAAAAATACGTCCAATTAGATTTCAATGGGCGTTTCTGCATGGGAAGGCTCTTTGGTGAGATACGGGAGCCATTTAGCGAGTAGCAATCCAAAGCTTTTGGACTGATCGTTCTACCGAAAGCGTATGAGATAGCTGGAGTGTTGGAGGAGGATGAATAGACAAGGTGAAAAGGACCCATCTGTTGGTGTTGATGGAGATCATTTCATGGTCAGGAGAGGTTAGACTGCTTATTTTCTTGTAGGCTGTTCCTCTAGCGATTATATTATAAGGGGGATTAAAATAAGCAATGGAAAAATCGCGTTCAGGAGTGTTAAAAGAGTCTCGCAACCGAGGGATCGCTGCGGGTGCAGCGGCAACTGCCACGCTGGTTGCCGGTTTAACTTTAGGGGCTTATGTAGCGATCGTCCCTGCCATTCCCACGGTAATTTTAGGGTGGAAATGGTGGAAACATCGGTTGGAAAATGGTATTCGCTTTTAGCCGTTGATGTGATCAGGGGTCGTAGCTCAGTTGGGAGAGCGCATGCATGGCATGCATGAGGTCACGGGTTCGATCCCCGTCGGCTCCACAGAATAAGGACAAGCAGCAGCAGCTTTTTAGAGCTTATCCTTAGAAGACAATCGTTCGACTTCTTTTTGAAAGATTCTTTTTATAATTGCGATGCTGCAGGCATAGGTAGCATCTACACCAAAAAAGCTGAGGCTTTTGGATAAGAGAGATTGCCTGCGTGAGTAGGGGGTATCCGATGCGTAATGAACGATTCCTATATCAAAGGGGGTTTGAGAAGAGAGATGGATGATCTTGTTGCCTGGAACGCGCGTAGGGTGGATTAATTCATAAATCGCACTTAAGAAAGGGCCGGCTTCCATCTCAAGTACGGTGTACCCTTGGCGGTAAAAATGGTTCGTGTATTCCTGATTCTGAAGGAAAGCACTTCTGACAGTAAGCGCTGCTTGATTATCGAATACGCTGCCATAGCGTAAATATGGGCTGATCTCTTTGGTGGTGAGCGCATTCTTAAAGAAAAAGGTGTTGTGCGAATGCTCATCGTAGACGGAATCACTCAGAGATACATCTCCCACCCTTCCATTAAGGGTGGCGGCTTTCCCCATAATATAAACCCCTCTCAACTCTCCAACTCCTTGTCCCAGTCGAGAGAGAAGGTGATAAGCAGCCATTCCTAAAGGATAGTCAATGTTGACCACAACCGCATCGCTTTGGCTCAATAGTTCAATATTGGGGATCAAGAGGCGGTGATCGAGACGGGATGGAACGACTGCTGAGAGGTTGATTAGCTGTGCATCGATTTCAATATGACCGGGTTCAGCCAAGTGAATAAGCCCCCCTTCTTTTTCGAATGCACGGATCTCTTGAACGAGATTCTCTTCACGATGGGCAGCGAGGTAATGCCTCAAGAGGTAATAGAGGAAAGGGGCTAGCTCTGTTTCGTCCCCCTTTTGGGATGCGGCGTTTACACTTACTCCAAGCCCTTCTGGATCACGCTCTTTTGCAAATTGAAGCAATTCTTGTTTATGAGCTCTTGCATACCCTCCTACGAGATTGGCAGTTCCGTGGGTGTTGGATGAGACAAAGTAGACGGGTGCTCGTCGAGAGGAAGCTTTTTGAAGAAAGGAGGGCTCGACTCCACTCCACCAGCGCTGTGCTGCACGTTGGTATTGAGAGTAGGAAGCGGCTAACATTCTTAAACGTATATCCAAAGGGGACTTAATCAAATTGCGCATCTGCTTGAGAAAAACCGAAGGTTGGAAAGCCTCGATCAGCCTTTCAACTTCTGAAATATCAATCCCTAAGCGTTGAGAGAGCATGTTGAGTAGCGATGGAGAGTGAGAAGACTCTTCATCAAGAAGTTGGGTTGCTCCTTGAAGTCGCCCATGCATTTTGTTCCATTCAATCTGATAAGCGGTGATGATCGGTACAAAATCATCGATATCGCTAGCGCTGGCGATGAAGACAACAAGGATGCTCTGCCCATCGTAAGCAAGCGGTCGCCGGCGACCTCGTGTGCGCACACTGTGCCAGCTTTGCACCTGATATCCTTCTGCTTCGAATAGCTCGTGTGATTGTCCTAAGATCACCAATTTGACCTGAGGCATCTCTTCAGGTAACCGAGCCGCTGCGTAGGCGAAAGCGGATACATCAGGAATTAAAGAAAGAGCTCCTGTGTGAAGGACGGAGCGACAAAACGCGTGTGTCTCTTCAAAAGCGCGCACGCGAACCTCTCCCGAAGAACGCAAGAGGGAATTATAAGTACGCACATACAGATCAACTTCGTGAGAGGCTGCAGCAGGGGAACGATATTCCATTATTTGTCGATAGCGAGCTGTTTGCTTTTTGGCAACTCCAATGCGAGCAGAATGGGAGGAAATGCAATGCTCCCTTTAATTTTTTTCCCTTTGATGGCTAATTGCCACTGTTCTGCATCGAGTATGCCAGCGAATTTAACGTAAAAGACCTGTTTGAGCCTCGCTCAGAAAACACGCTCCCCTTTTTTGAAGCAAAATTGACTGCTTTTGCGTGCATGCTTGAACGTGTGGACGCAGATGTGCTAGCGCTCCAAGAAGTGGGAGGCTTAGCTCCTCTCGAATGGCTTTTGAAGCAGATCAAAAAAAAGAGTATGAGTATAACGAATACCATCTTACCCTGCCCGATCATCGCGGCATCTGCAATGTTGTGTTCTCTCGCTTCTCCTTGTTGCACGTTAACCTTCATTATCAGATAGAGCTGTCGTTCCCTAAGTTTTATGTTGAAGATCCTCTCCCTTTTCGTCAGCGTCTCTTTCTGCGACGCCCTGTGATCGAAGCGAGCGTTGAGATAGGACAGATGGTGAAAAAGTCTATCTTTGAGTATGTCATCTCAATTCTTCCCTTCCCATCTGCTACTCTTTCATTCTTTACAGCGTGTTCTTGTCTCCACTGAGCTCAGGGGGCAAGGGGAAGGGAAATTGCGAAGTAGTTTGTTGCGTGCTGCAGGGGCTCTTTTTCTGAGGGGATGTGTTGATCGAATGAGTACGATCGAACTATCCACTATGTTTGTGGTGCTTGGTGATCTGAATGACCGGCCTTTTTCCATTCCTGTACAGGTTTTATGTGGAGATGTGGAAGAGGCGAGAAGAAATGGGTTATCCCGTTTCACTGTTCTCGAAGGATGTGAAGGTTCTATCCCTCAAGAGCAGTGCTATAGACAGAGCACTATTATAGCATGCTCCATCGTGGAGAACGCATGCAGCTCGATCATATTCTTGTCAATCATTCGCTCTACGAGCGAATTCAACAAGCATACTTTGTGAATGAATATTTAGTAGAACACGATCTGGATATGGAAGGAAGGAAAGGATCGATTGACTCCGAATCATGCTCGTTTTTTGTTTCATTTTAGAAAAAGAAATGAGCGTCCTGCGTTTCGAGTTATAGAAACGGTTGATGAGAGAAGCCCATGAATTTTGATTTGACCCCCGATCAGGAAAGCGCTCGTCAGAGAGCTTATATATTTGCTCAACACCATCTTGTTCCTCAAATTGATGTGTTAGAGAGGGAAAAGGGATGGTTTCGTCATCTTCTTCCTGAGATCAGCAGCGGGGGGTGGATGGGGATAAATGTCCCGAAGGAATACGGTGGGGGAGGGGAGGACAGCGTGGCTTGTGCTCTCATCCTGGAGGAAATGAGTGCTGCGTGGGCTCCGTGTGGGATGGTGATGGGTGTACATCTCGCTCTGTTTTGTGATCCTCTTAGTTGGTGGGGTACTTCAAGACAGAAAGAGTTAATTCTAAGGCCTGCAGCAAAGGGTGAAAAAATAGGGTGTTGTGGTTCTTTTAGGGGGGAGAGCGTTCATTGTTTGCAAGCTTCTCCCGAAAATGATGGAGAACGGTGGCTTCTCAATGGGGTTTATCATTACGTGATCAATGGGCCTTATGCTGATTATATGCTTGTGCTCGCAGAGGAAGTATCGAGCTCGAGAGCAATCGCTTTTGTGGTCCCGATGGATCGTTCTGGTATCACTCGGGGAGAGACAGAGTTGTCTGTTGGAACTCAAGCTGAGTACTTTTGTTCAGTCTCTTTTAAAGATTGTATTGTATCTGCTGATGATCAAATCTGTGCAATCGGCAATGGAGAAGAGGTTGCGAGAGCAATTCGGGATAGAGATGCAATTCGAATTGCTTGTCAGGCAATAGGAATCGCGAGGACAGCGATGGAGCATGTCATTTCTCATACAAATAAGTGTCCGAGAGAAATAGGGGGTGCTTCTTCAGAATATCAGACGGTTCAGTTTATGATCGCCAATATAGCGGTTGGGTTGGATGTTGCTCGCCTCCTTGTGTGGAAGGCCGCCCTCAAGAAAGATCAGGGTTCTCTTTTTGCGGAAGAAAGTGTAGTAGCGAAAATATATGCTACGGATATGGTTACACGTGTGGTCCAACAAGCTCTTCAGGTCTGTGGATATTTCCATTCGGAAGAAGCATCAGCTGTCAGGCGTTGTGAGCGCGATGCCACAATCACTGCGCTGCAAGCAGGGCCTGTTCACATCGAACGATTATGCCTTGGACGTTCACCTTCCCTCAATAAGAAAACGACGGCATCGGTCAGTTGATAGATAAGAAAGGATGGTCAGGATTCCCATGAATGACACGATTATAAGGAGAAATGCATTTGGGACTTCTACTGCAATTACGCGAGGAATCTGGGTATCGGTGAAGGCTGTATATGTTCCTGATCAATCGATTCCCTGCATGCAGCAATATGTTTTTGCGTATACGATCCGGATTGTGAACAAAGGGACAGAAAGTGCTCACTTGCACAGCCGTCATTGGATTGTCAGTGATAGCAATGGGCGGATGGAAAAGGTGCAAGGGGCTGGTGTCGTAGGGCAACAACCCTATTTACAACCAGGCGATAGTTTTGAATATACAAGTGGTTGCGTTCTTCAATCCCCTCGCGGTTGGATGGAAGGGAGCTATCAAATGCATCGGCCAGATGGTAGTTCCTTTGAAGCTGCCATTGCACGGTTTGAGCTTGCGCTTC
Protein-coding regions in this window:
- a CDS encoding pyridoxal phosphate-dependent aminotransferase — encoded protein: MFSERSLCKREESPLFQDLCKKKKEGHPIWNLTESNPTQVDLPYPGGSLLQTIMAGHSLHYDPTPLGMLTAREAIANYYRTGGYPISPSQVMLTASSSESYSFLFKLLCDPGDEILVPQPSYPLLQAIASLESVVLTPYRLAYDGEWHIDFSSLLGRISRKSKAIVIVNPNHPTGSYLKLDELNHLLATELPLLSDEVFSAYPLCSHPRQVRSILETDRGLRFSLGGLSKLVGLPQVKLGWILWKGTPMHLQELTHRLEWIADTFLSVNSPVQAATPHLLETGSTIRQAILERLHLNLNQLHQTFCPPSATTLLMIEGGWHAVLRLPRILSEEEWCIGLLKEKGVYIHPGYYYGFE
- a CDS encoding NAD-dependent malic enzyme; the protein is MQPLTPFIFLKNDEPTPSLATTLEGHSILLNPLLNKGTAFTLEERADLKLVGFLPPTPMTLEQQIEISYGEFQRCSSPIHQYMFLRALQERNEVLYFSLLERHLEEMLPIIYTPTIGDVIQRFSSLCIHSRGLSLSPHNIQEVEALIQNYPLQDIRMVVVTDSSAILGIGDQGYGGINITIGKLALYTVAGGMNPFHTLPVGLDVGTNRADLLNNSLYIGTRTKRLTGSSYSDFLDRFVEAIHKQHPQAVIQWEDFAKEVAFSVLERYRKTLPSFNDDIQGTGAVALAGVLSACRIRGEKLQDQWIVIHGAGAGGIGVAWAFKEGMKKEGLTEEKARARIFVTDSQGLLTTDRKMEAYKIPYAQDPAILKGWRFQNQIPNLIETLGNSQATILIGLSGQGGAFSERVVQTMLAHTKQPIIFPLSNPTSASEAAPDSLLKWTQGNALIATGSPFPPVSLNGISKKIGQGNNAFIFPGLGLGTSLSKAAEVTDSMVLAAAYALHEYTQSSYTLRLYPSISELQQVSMHVTVRVIEQAIRDGVSLLDAAACNNLPEYVRSHFWRAGYLPIKSIKHSP
- a CDS encoding YdcF family protein, yielding MFFFLSKIFDLFLSPLTWSIGLCLFSFLFFAKRKIKTAQLACLLAFLILYGFSIYPVANFLAKGLEEPNLTTFNPTIPYDVAIVLVGMVEEDVTLQFAQIAFNDGVERFLTAYNLLRSGQTKLVLFSGTSARHYPWESESRLLGHQLEQWGIPGNRILVEEKSRNTLESAQFLKSIVQERGWKKCLLITSSYHMQRALNCFQKVGIEVDTLSVDFRSSNQPISFKHWLPRTKWLLMSTESLHEYGGRYVYRFLSFSS
- a CDS encoding thiamine phosphate synthase, translated to MSTYSDEEIEKGLALKPSYLVLGPLFPTFSKKANAAPRRVSKPA
- a CDS encoding thiamine phosphate synthase translates to MGTKPLGLYPTVDSLEWIQRLAPTGIQTIQLRIKGYLAYALTTIIREATQITRSCNIRLFINDEWELAIRLGAYGIHLGQENLHTADLLPPSSLQSAKQGCD
- a CDS encoding EVE domain-containing protein: MTEKQQVRYWSLKSEPSSYSFSQLIAEKKTTWEGVRNPEARYYLGQMQLGDLAFFYHSNQGKEIVGIARICRTAHADPTSPEKWIAVEVEPVMPLNQPVSLTLLKATPALDKMVLVRRSRLSVAPVTEEEFKIVLHLGNTQLIL
- a CDS encoding DUF6909 family protein translates to MEYRSPAAASHEVDLYVRTYNSLLRSSGEVRVRAFEETHAFCRSVLHTGALSLIPDVSAFAYAAARLPEEMPQVKLVILGQSHELFEAEGYQVQSWHSVRTRGRRRPLAYDGQSILVVFIASASDIDDFVPIITAYQIEWNKMHGRLQGATQLLDEESSHSPSLLNMLSQRLGIDISEVERLIEAFQPSVFLKQMRNLIKSPLDIRLRMLAASYSQYQRAAQRWWSGVEPSFLQKASSRRAPVYFVSSNTHGTANLVGGYARAHKQELLQFAKERDPEGLGVSVNAASQKGDETELAPFLYYLLRHYLAAHREENLVQEIRAFEKEGGLIHLAEPGHIEIDAQLINLSAVVPSRLDHRLLIPNIELLSQSDAVVVNIDYPLGMAAYHLLSRLGQGVGELRGVYIMGKAATLNGRVGDVSLSDSVYDEHSHNTFFFKNALTTKEISPYLRYGSVFDNQAALTVRSAFLQNQEYTNHFYRQGYTVLEMEAGPFLSAIYELIHPTRVPGNKIIHLSSQTPFDIGIVHYASDTPYSRRQSLLSKSLSFFGVDATYACSIAIIKRIFQKEVERLSSKDKL
- a CDS encoding acyl-CoA dehydrogenase family protein → MNFDLTPDQESARQRAYIFAQHHLVPQIDVLEREKGWFRHLLPEISSGGWMGINVPKEYGGGGEDSVACALILEEMSAAWAPCGMVMGVHLALFCDPLSWWGTSRQKELILRPAAKGEKIGCCGSFRGESVHCLQASPENDGERWLLNGVYHYVINGPYADYMLVLAEEVSSSRAIAFVVPMDRSGITRGETELSVGTQAEYFCSVSFKDCIVSADDQICAIGNGEEVARAIRDRDAIRIACQAIGIARTAMEHVISHTNKCPREIGGASSEYQTVQFMIANIAVGLDVARLLVWKAALKKDQGSLFAEESVVAKIYATDMVTRVVQQALQVCGYFHSEEASAVRRCERDATITALQAGPVHIERLCLGRSPSLNKKTTASVS
- the apaG gene encoding Co2+/Mg2+ efflux protein ApaG, which encodes MNDTIIRRNAFGTSTAITRGIWVSVKAVYVPDQSIPCMQQYVFAYTIRIVNKGTESAHLHSRHWIVSDSNGRMEKVQGAGVVGQQPYLQPGDSFEYTSGCVLQSPRGWMEGSYQMHRPDGSSFEAAIARFELALPPNLN